A region of the Terriglobales bacterium genome:
GACGGTTAACCCCAATCTTTCTACCGGCGAGATCGAAGTCTTCGCCGACGAGTTGAAGCTTTTGAATACCTCGGCCCCGCTGCCGTTTGCGCCCTCCGATTCCGCGCTCGCCAACGAAGAAGTGCGCCTCAAGTATCGCTACCTCGACCTGCGCCGTCCCGAGATGCAGGCCAACATCATGCTGCGCCACCAGGTCGCGATCGCCATCCGGCAGTACCTGTCGTCGCAGGGTTTCCTCGAAATCGAGACGCCGTTCATGACGCGCTCGACGCCCGAAGGCGCGCGCGACTATCTCGTGCCCAGCCGCGTGCATCCCGGGCAGTTCTACGCGCTGCCGCAGTCGCCGCAGCTGTTCAAGCAGATCCTCATGATCTCGGGCTTCGACAAGTACTTTCAGATCGTGCGCTGCTTCCGCGACGAAGACCTGCGCGCCGACCGCCAGCCCGAGTTCACCCAGATCGACTTGGAGATGAGCTTCCCCACGCCCGGCCGCGTCTTCGCCGTGGTCGAGGGTTTCCTGCGCGCCGCCTGGCAGGTTGCGGGCGTCGAGCTGCCCACGCCATTCCCGCGCATGACCTACGACGAAGCCATGCGCCGCTACGGCAGCGACAAGCCCGACCTGCGCCTGCCGCCCATGACCGACGTCAAGCCGGCGTTCGCACCGGAAGACCTGCAGAAGCTCGGCATTGATTCGTCGCTTCCCGTCGTTGCCATCCGCATCCCGCGCGTGGGCGAGCTCTCGCGCAGGGAGCGCGACGACATCAAGCCGCTCTTCGCCTCCGGCAAGCCCGGCCCTGCCAAGCTCTTCGAAGACTTCAAGCGCCTCGAAAAGAATTTCCAGCAGGCGGCAGCGAAAATCCGCGAGTTAGTGGCGAACGATGCTCTTCACGATGTAGCGGCGGGCGCCCCGCCCGTCGGCGCCGTACCGGACACTTCCGCCGACCTCATCGTCATCGTCGCCGGCGGCGCCACGCCCGAAGCGCACACCTCGGAGAGCATCGTCGGTCCGGGCGTGAAGCAGCACGACCGCGCCGTCTTCACCGCCGCCGGCGCGCTGCGCCTGGCGCTGGCGCAGAAATACGCCGACCGCCACAAGGCCTTTGATGGCGCGCTCAACGACGCGGCCTCGTACCGCTTCCTCTGGGTCACCGACTTTCCCATGTTCGAGTTCAACGAACAGGAGCACCGTTGGGAGGCGGCGCACCACCCGTTCACCTCGCCGCACGAGCGCGACATGGAGAAACTCGAGCG
Encoded here:
- the aspS gene encoding aspartate--tRNA ligase — protein: MELDFLADTQRTHMCGALRPSDAGARVTLMGWVHRRRDLGNLIFIDLRDRAGITQVVFHRERNPDLHEKASGLRLEYVAAVTGEVKRRSSETVNPNLSTGEIEVFADELKLLNTSAPLPFAPSDSALANEEVRLKYRYLDLRRPEMQANIMLRHQVAIAIRQYLSSQGFLEIETPFMTRSTPEGARDYLVPSRVHPGQFYALPQSPQLFKQILMISGFDKYFQIVRCFRDEDLRADRQPEFTQIDLEMSFPTPGRVFAVVEGFLRAAWQVAGVELPTPFPRMTYDEAMRRYGSDKPDLRLPPMTDVKPAFAPEDLQKLGIDSSLPVVAIRIPRVGELSRRERDDIKPLFASGKPGPAKLFEDFKRLEKNFQQAAAKIRELVANDALHDVAAGAPPVGAVPDTSADLIVIVAGGATPEAHTSESIVGPGVKQHDRAVFTAAGALRLALAQKYADRHKAFDGALNDAASYRFLWVTDFPMFEFNEQEHRWEAAHHPFTSPHERDMEKLERDPGAVRALAYDVVLNGTELGSGSVRIHRQDIQQRIFRALGMTLEEAQSRFGFFLEALTYGTPPHGGIALGLDRIVMILAGAESLREVIPFPKTAQAKDLMVDAPTPVNPAQLYELGIRLKK